A DNA window from Candidatus Bathyarchaeota archaeon contains the following coding sequences:
- a CDS encoding creatininase family protein — protein MKEEFCLEYMTWEEVDKALHKTKTIILPFGSTEEHGYHLPLSTDYLVAYEIAKRVADKNNVLVAPPICYGVCRMGRDFPGTITIGIDTLRGLVRDIVSSLYDQGFRKIIILSGHLGGAHIVGIEIEAQQIKRKFNDIKIAIIRSDRLLKKLPDGMIEDDFFGHAGEIETSLMLALAPELVSTEKSTSEIPSFPEHIVISDPRKHMSSGIIGDATKANLQKGNKILEILIQGIVEIIKKMDEE, from the coding sequence ATGAAAGAAGAATTCTGTCTTGAGTATATGACTTGGGAGGAAGTAGATAAAGCTCTTCATAAAACAAAAACGATAATTTTACCTTTCGGTTCCACAGAAGAACATGGGTATCATTTGCCATTATCTACTGATTATCTAGTGGCTTATGAAATAGCCAAGAGGGTAGCAGATAAAAATAATGTGTTGGTCGCTCCTCCCATTTGTTATGGTGTATGTAGGATGGGAAGGGATTTCCCTGGTACAATAACTATTGGAATAGATACTCTAAGAGGGCTAGTTAGAGATATTGTATCTAGCCTATATGATCAAGGATTTCGAAAAATAATAATACTCTCAGGACATTTGGGAGGAGCGCATATTGTCGGAATAGAAATAGAAGCCCAACAAATTAAAAGGAAATTTAATGACATAAAAATCGCGATTATCAGATCAGATCGACTATTAAAGAAATTACCTGATGGAATGATTGAAGATGATTTTTTTGGACACGCTGGTGAAATCGAAACATCCTTGATGCTTGCTCTGGCTCCTGAGTTGGTAAGCACTGAAAAAAGCACATCAGAAATACCTTCGTTTCCTGAGCATATTGTGATATCTGATCCTAGGAAGCACATGTCTTCTGGAATTATAGGTGATGCAACAAAAGCCAACCTTCAAAAAGGGAATAAGATCTTAGAGATTTTAATTCAAGGAATCGTTGAAATAATCAAAAAAATGGATGAAGAATAG
- a CDS encoding secondary thiamine-phosphate synthase enzyme YjbQ codes for MHKIEIKTEQNVEFIEITNRVQDIINKEKIKDGVGYLFVTHTTAGLTINENADPFVSEDIQMALNRLFDTMSFRHVEGNSPAHIKASLLGNSLNLLIEKGKIVLGTWQGIFLAEFDGPRIRKVCLSFMPAS; via the coding sequence ATGCACAAGATAGAAATAAAAACTGAGCAAAATGTTGAATTTATAGAAATTACAAATCGTGTGCAAGACATAATCAATAAGGAAAAAATTAAAGATGGAGTAGGCTACTTATTCGTCACTCATACTACAGCAGGTCTAACGATTAATGAAAATGCAGATCCATTTGTATCAGAAGATATTCAAATGGCATTGAATCGATTGTTTGATACTATGTCATTTCGACATGTTGAAGGCAATTCCCCAGCTCATATTAAAGCAAGCTTACTGGGCAATTCATTGAATCTATTGATAGAAAAGGGAAAAATTGTTTTGGGAACATGGCAAGGAATATTCTTAGCAGAATTTGATGGCCCAAGAATAAGAAAAGTCTGTCTTAGTTTTATGCCAGCTAGTTAA
- a CDS encoding NADH-quinone oxidoreductase subunit M produces the protein MFTGPIDTLLIFSLLAPIIYWIGVKINFRKVIDYWATLAFIIASYFIYTLYETIKSGKIIIVTVANGLLPISSIFEIDALGIFMAGLFVFIGLLTSIYSIRYMERDSGLTEYYILLMLMVAGMVGVVFAGDFFTFFIFWEIMCITSYVLVAFRKGQWEPVEAGFKYLIMSASGSVMVLFAMSMLYGMTGTLNFAYLGSIISTMPINYWSILALAFMIIGFGIKASVVPMHSWLPDAHPAAPSSISAMLSGVVIKVGAYALIRTLMIIFIPGTYNWQFILAILAVLTMTVGNIMALLQSDLKRLLAFSSIAQMGYVIFGLSLATYYGLTGSIFHVMNHAIMKSLLFLCAGAFLYAVESRDLDQLAGIGRKMKATGIMFIVGSLALAGIPPLNGFQSEWMILLAGIEKGALQSVWYLLSAIMLLNILFSVAYYLRLIQILMLKKPTRISNQAKEAPLTMLIPMGVLAVLCIIIGVYPGPFVNFSSSAAEAVVDASQYISAIVK, from the coding sequence ATGTTTACAGGACCAATTGATACACTTTTAATCTTCTCGTTGTTAGCTCCGATAATCTATTGGATCGGTGTTAAGATCAATTTTAGAAAGGTAATCGACTATTGGGCGACTTTAGCTTTTATTATAGCGTCCTATTTCATATACACACTCTATGAGACTATTAAATCTGGAAAAATAATTATAGTTACGGTAGCTAATGGTCTCTTGCCGATATCATCTATTTTTGAAATAGATGCTTTAGGCATCTTTATGGCAGGACTATTTGTCTTCATAGGATTATTGACTTCTATTTATTCAATAAGATATATGGAGAGAGATAGCGGACTCACAGAATACTATATTCTTCTGATGCTTATGGTAGCTGGTATGGTAGGAGTAGTCTTTGCTGGAGACTTTTTCACATTCTTCATATTCTGGGAAATTATGTGCATCACTTCTTATGTTCTAGTTGCTTTTAGAAAAGGTCAATGGGAGCCTGTGGAAGCAGGATTCAAATACTTAATAATGAGTGCAAGCGGTAGCGTTATGGTTCTCTTTGCAATGTCGATGCTCTATGGAATGACGGGAACACTAAACTTCGCATATCTCGGTTCAATAATCTCCACAATGCCAATTAATTATTGGTCAATTTTGGCATTGGCATTTATGATAATAGGTTTTGGAATAAAAGCTTCTGTTGTTCCAATGCATTCATGGCTTCCTGACGCTCACCCAGCTGCTCCCAGCTCAATAAGCGCTATGCTTTCTGGTGTTGTTATTAAAGTAGGTGCATATGCTCTTATTCGTACTTTGATGATAATATTTATTCCTGGAACTTATAATTGGCAATTTATCCTAGCGATTTTAGCAGTATTGACTATGACAGTCGGAAATATTATGGCACTTCTACAATCCGATCTCAAAAGATTATTGGCATTTAGTAGTATCGCACAGATGGGTTATGTAATATTTGGGCTATCATTAGCTACATATTATGGATTAACTGGCAGCATATTCCATGTGATGAATCATGCAATTATGAAGAGCCTTCTCTTCCTCTGTGCAGGAGCCTTTCTTTATGCAGTAGAATCTAGAGACCTTGATCAACTAGCAGGAATTGGCAGAAAAATGAAAGCTACTGGGATCATGTTTATTGTAGGAAGTCTGGCTTTAGCAGGCATACCGCCTTTAAATGGTTTTCAAAGCGAATGGATGATCCTTCTTGCGGGAATAGAAAAGGGTGCTCTTCAATCGGTTTGGTATCTCTTATCTGCAATAATGCTTCTTAACATACTTTTCTCGGTCGCATATTATCTAAGATTAATCCAGATTTTGATGTTAAAGAAACCAACAAGAATTTCAAATCAAGCAAAAGAAGCTCCGTTAACAATGCTAATTCCGATGGGAGTGCTTGCTGTGTTATGTATAATTATAGGAGTATATCCTGGTCCGTTCGTTAATTTCTCTAGCAGTGCAGCAGAAGCAGTTGTTGATGCAAGCCAATATATTTCAGCTATTGTAAAATGA
- a CDS encoding NADH-quinone oxidoreductase subunit M, which translates to MMNNDLMLYAILIPIIASPITFFLGKKIGRVWNGILSTLALGISTALLLSYWNPVLSSGPITESYGVWIGLFKLDISFLMDYLSLPIVLLISGISTLVALYSITYMTHEHDQEIYFTCMLLFVAGMIGVVLASNLILFYLFWEMMLIPSYFLIAYWGSGRPRIIGFKYFMFTHAGAACLFFGILWAYALGGTFNMMQLSAALQTAPLSSLKWIMILMFIGFAVKLAIFPVHTWLPDAHAEAPTPISVLLSGVMIKCGAYAMARITLAMFSSTVITVSHALLILAVITMLWGGIMAFAQTDIKRLLAYSSISQAGYIVFGLMSLYTLGIAGGLFHILNHGIAKALLFMVAGAIIYTTGIRDINKLGGLAAKMPITTVAALCGALSIAGTPPFGGFASEWMIFAGAFQAEYMLLGALAIIATIITVGYYLRMIKKVFFGTSPRSLSKVREAPIYMLIPLSILTFFTIIYGIFPLIPMEILYPAAESIGKLFIGG; encoded by the coding sequence ATGATGAATAATGATCTAATGCTTTATGCAATACTCATACCTATTATTGCATCTCCAATAACTTTCTTTTTAGGAAAAAAAATCGGTAGAGTTTGGAATGGAATTCTATCTACATTAGCACTTGGAATATCAACAGCCTTATTGCTATCATATTGGAATCCAGTTCTCTCATCAGGCCCTATAACAGAAAGTTATGGTGTATGGATTGGTTTATTCAAGCTAGATATAAGCTTCTTAATGGATTACCTCAGTTTACCCATTGTTCTGTTAATTTCAGGCATCTCAACATTGGTTGCGTTATATTCTATAACATATATGACTCATGAGCATGATCAAGAAATCTATTTTACATGTATGCTATTGTTCGTTGCAGGTATGATAGGCGTTGTATTGGCTTCAAATTTAATTCTCTTCTACTTGTTCTGGGAAATGATGCTGATTCCATCCTATTTCCTGATAGCATACTGGGGATCAGGACGACCCAGAATTATTGGATTTAAATATTTTATGTTCACGCATGCTGGAGCAGCATGTCTTTTCTTTGGTATACTCTGGGCATACGCTTTAGGAGGCACATTCAACATGATGCAACTCTCTGCAGCATTGCAGACAGCTCCTTTGAGTTCCCTTAAATGGATAATGATATTGATGTTTATCGGATTCGCCGTTAAGTTAGCCATCTTCCCAGTACATACCTGGCTTCCGGATGCACACGCAGAAGCCCCCACTCCTATCAGTGTTTTGTTAAGCGGTGTCATGATAAAGTGTGGAGCTTACGCCATGGCCAGAATCACTTTAGCGATGTTCTCATCAACTGTTATTACAGTCTCTCATGCACTGTTAATTTTGGCTGTTATTACAATGCTTTGGGGAGGCATAATGGCTTTCGCACAAACAGACATCAAGAGACTTTTAGCTTATAGTAGCATAAGTCAAGCTGGTTACATAGTGTTTGGGTTAATGAGCCTTTATACATTAGGAATAGCTGGAGGCCTTTTCCATATACTAAATCATGGGATTGCAAAAGCACTTCTCTTCATGGTTGCAGGAGCAATAATTTACACAACCGGAATTAGGGATATAAATAAGCTCGGCGGTCTGGCGGCTAAGATGCCAATCACCACTGTTGCTGCTTTATGTGGCGCCTTATCCATAGCTGGAACACCACCATTTGGAGGTTTTGCTAGCGAGTGGATGATATTTGCTGGAGCTTTCCAAGCAGAATATATGCTTCTTGGTGCTTTAGCAATTATCGCAACTATAATCACTGTGGGCTATTATTTGAGAATGATCAAGAAGGTCTTTTTTGGAACATCACCAAGAAGTTTAAGCAAGGTTAGAGAAGCCCCAATCTATATGCTCATACCACTAAGCATACTCACGTTCTTTACTATAATATACGGTATCTTCCCGCTTATTCCAATGGAGATATTGTATCCCGCTGCAGAAAGTATAGGCAAACTTTTCATAGGAGGTTAG
- the nuoL gene encoding NADH-quinone oxidoreductase subunit L, with protein MLPYEEYAPWLVWIIPLVASVLVPIFAKFGEKIRNWFAVVVSFVTAGYALSMIPMIMSHHGEPIDWSVTWIPQIGLNVGVYVDPLSVFMASIAAGIGALIVLYSIGYMSHEEGLTRYYFFILFFIGGMVGLVMANNFLQLFIFWEIVGLCSYALIGFWYKTKKASDAGMKAFIVTKAGDVLMLIGIVMLFALTGSFDFMSSKAFIEGGKIAFSMLLMISLLIFAGAVGKSAQFPLQTWLPDAMEGPTTVSALIHAATMVKAGVYLTARTFTLFSGISEWLLVVAYIGGITALLTATIAIVSNDIKRVLAYSTISQLGLMIAALGLGTTLGWFASQFHVMSHAIFKALLFLCAGSVMHSVGTTDIAKMGGLRKYMPITFIASFIGILALSGVPPFNGFWSKDLIILAALESHIYPILGLIILASIFTVAYSFRWLGLVFFGKYRGKEKASHIHESPYVMTIPMIILAGLACISGFSEESFLHYMGIEHAIGIEIFPILISIVILLVGFIPAYILYFKGSKSTRSTRTGGIGALQKLLSEGYYFDRVYYAIFVNGFLKFTSLFYNWIEIKIIDNFNYFVANVSKKISQDFRPTHTGVLSMNMSGILVGLLGILILMLIMLG; from the coding sequence ATGTTACCGTATGAAGAATATGCGCCATGGCTTGTATGGATAATTCCTTTGGTAGCTTCTGTTTTAGTTCCTATTTTTGCAAAATTTGGGGAAAAGATAAGAAATTGGTTTGCCGTTGTTGTTAGCTTTGTAACTGCAGGATATGCGCTTTCAATGATCCCCATGATAATGTCTCATCATGGAGAACCAATAGACTGGTCAGTTACTTGGATTCCACAAATAGGGTTGAATGTTGGGGTCTATGTTGATCCATTAAGCGTATTTATGGCAAGCATTGCTGCGGGTATAGGCGCTCTAATCGTTCTTTACTCTATAGGCTATATGTCTCACGAAGAAGGTTTGACAAGATATTATTTCTTCATCTTATTCTTCATAGGTGGTATGGTTGGACTTGTAATGGCAAATAACTTTTTACAACTCTTTATCTTTTGGGAGATCGTCGGATTGTGTTCTTATGCTTTGATAGGTTTCTGGTATAAGACCAAAAAAGCATCTGATGCAGGAATGAAAGCATTCATTGTAACCAAGGCCGGTGACGTCCTTATGTTAATCGGCATTGTAATGCTTTTTGCATTAACTGGATCTTTTGACTTTATGTCTTCCAAAGCATTCATAGAAGGGGGAAAGATAGCATTCTCTATGCTTTTAATGATATCGTTGCTGATATTTGCAGGCGCTGTTGGAAAATCTGCTCAATTTCCCTTACAGACATGGTTACCTGATGCTATGGAAGGCCCAACCACAGTCAGCGCATTGATACACGCTGCAACTATGGTAAAAGCCGGAGTTTATTTAACAGCTAGGACATTCACTCTGTTCTCGGGAATAAGTGAATGGCTTCTTGTAGTCGCCTATATAGGCGGTATAACTGCTTTACTGACTGCAACAATAGCAATAGTCTCAAATGATATCAAAAGGGTTCTTGCTTATTCAACTATAAGTCAGCTCGGTTTGATGATAGCTGCCTTGGGATTAGGAACTACACTTGGATGGTTTGCAAGTCAATTCCATGTGATGAGCCATGCAATTTTCAAGGCACTGCTCTTCCTTTGTGCTGGATCTGTAATGCATTCTGTTGGGACCACCGATATAGCAAAAATGGGCGGTCTTCGCAAATATATGCCGATCACTTTCATAGCAAGCTTTATTGGTATATTGGCTCTTTCTGGGGTTCCGCCTTTTAATGGTTTTTGGAGCAAAGATCTAATAATTTTGGCTGCACTTGAAAGTCATATTTACCCGATATTAGGATTGATAATCCTGGCCTCTATTTTCACTGTTGCGTATAGTTTTAGATGGCTCGGTCTAGTATTCTTCGGTAAGTATCGTGGTAAAGAAAAAGCCAGCCATATACATGAGTCACCATATGTTATGACAATTCCAATGATCATTCTGGCTGGATTAGCTTGTATATCTGGCTTTTCTGAGGAATCCTTCTTACATTATATGGGAATAGAACACGCAATTGGCATCGAGATATTTCCAATTCTTATTTCAATTGTAATACTTCTAGTCGGATTTATTCCAGCTTACATACTTTATTTCAAAGGTTCGAAATCAACAAGGAGTACACGAACAGGTGGAATAGGGGCGCTTCAGAAGCTCTTATCAGAAGGCTATTACTTTGATAGAGTTTATTATGCTATCTTTGTAAACGGCTTTTTGAAATTTACAAGTCTATTTTACAATTGGATTGAGATAAAAATAATTGATAATTTCAATTATTTTGTAGCTAACGTTTCTAAAAAGATAAGCCAAGATTTCAGACCAACTCATACCGGTGTTCTAAGCATGAATATGTCAGGCATACTTGTGGGGCTTCTTGGAATCCTGATTTTAATGTTAATAATGCTAGGATGA
- the nuoK gene encoding NADH-quinone oxidoreductase subunit NuoK encodes MMIELNYYLATSLILLIIGLYCLAVKRNMIRLIIGIEIITTAANLNFITFSAYAKQGFVDPLGHSIVIMSIVIGACIAAVGLTIAVYAYRHYKTLDVRKLSRLRW; translated from the coding sequence ATGATGATAGAATTAAATTACTACTTGGCTACATCTTTGATTCTATTGATAATTGGTTTATACTGTTTAGCAGTAAAAAGAAATATGATTAGATTAATAATTGGAATAGAAATTATTACAACTGCTGCGAACCTAAATTTTATTACTTTTTCAGCTTATGCAAAACAAGGATTTGTAGATCCTTTAGGTCATTCGATTGTTATTATGTCGATAGTAATTGGGGCATGTATTGCCGCAGTAGGGCTAACAATAGCTGTCTATGCATATAGGCACTACAAGACCCTGGATGTTAGAAAACTAAGTAGGTTGAGATGGTGA
- a CDS encoding NADH-quinone oxidoreductase subunit J has protein sequence MLEIIQIAILAITCILALLTVEFKDLLYAIISFAGMSVCVGALFWLLNAPYVAVFQILIYAGAIIVLFIAAVMLTGRREVK, from the coding sequence ATGTTAGAAATAATTCAAATTGCGATTTTGGCTATTACTTGCATATTAGCATTATTGACTGTAGAATTTAAAGACCTTCTTTATGCTATAATTTCATTTGCTGGTATGTCCGTTTGTGTGGGAGCTTTATTCTGGCTACTTAATGCTCCATATGTAGCTGTTTTTCAAATATTGATCTATGCAGGTGCTATTATAGTTCTTTTCATAGCAGCTGTTATGCTGACAGGTAGAAGGGAGGTAAAATAG
- a CDS encoding 4Fe-4S binding protein, which yields MAMESELLKHLGKKPATIVYPFEKFEPVDGFRGKIEFDMTKCIGCGMCIHDCPAFALEMVGKGLTCDMKWYPSRCVYCGQCVESCPRNAIVQTHEWDLSDSQSVKDAGQVSERWILFKRPKTE from the coding sequence ATGGCTATGGAAAGTGAATTATTAAAACATCTGGGTAAGAAACCCGCAACAATTGTCTATCCTTTTGAAAAGTTTGAACCAGTAGATGGCTTTAGAGGAAAAATCGAGTTTGATATGACAAAGTGCATTGGTTGCGGCATGTGTATTCATGACTGTCCAGCTTTCGCACTTGAGATGGTTGGAAAAGGATTGACTTGTGATATGAAATGGTATCCTAGCCGATGTGTTTATTGTGGGCAATGTGTAGAATCATGTCCTAGAAACGCAATAGTACAAACTCACGAATGGGATCTTTCTGACTCACAAAGCGTAAAGGATGCAGGACAAGTATCAGAAAGGTGGATTCTATTTAAAAGACCAAAGACTGAATAA
- a CDS encoding NADH-quinone oxidoreductase subunit H: protein MIEVLKLLIIPGIFFLFSLALFYQWLDRKFYARLQNRYGPLHTGRQGFLQPFADFLKLLAKEDIEPRAVDKYIFRGVPILFLTISITALFLIPISGIEAFTHFEGDLIFILFIMSLVAILAFLGGWCSTNRFSTIGGLRAAVQTLGFEVPLAIAFIGPAILAQSLSITEIVRWQAENNLWAIALNPLGFGIAIVALLAELEKIPFDIPEAETEIVAGWQTEYSGRKLALLRFSFDLELIMAAALITALFLGGPTGPISIVPGIIWFLIKATFVVLILSNLRALFARFRIDQMVSGSWKYLVPLAILQIIILQLILG from the coding sequence ATGATAGAAGTTTTAAAATTATTAATAATTCCAGGAATATTCTTCCTTTTTTCTCTCGCTCTGTTCTATCAATGGTTAGATAGAAAATTTTATGCTAGACTTCAGAATCGATATGGTCCCTTGCATACAGGAAGGCAAGGTTTTCTACAACCTTTTGCTGATTTTTTAAAATTACTAGCAAAAGAGGATATTGAGCCTAGGGCTGTTGATAAGTATATTTTTAGAGGAGTACCAATTCTCTTTTTAACAATTTCAATAACTGCACTTTTCTTAATTCCGATTTCCGGAATTGAAGCCTTCACACATTTTGAAGGAGATCTCATATTCATATTATTCATTATGAGCTTAGTTGCCATTCTGGCATTCTTAGGTGGATGGTGTTCAACTAATAGATTCAGTACTATAGGTGGTCTGAGAGCTGCAGTTCAGACTTTGGGTTTCGAAGTGCCTTTGGCTATAGCCTTTATAGGACCAGCTATATTGGCGCAATCACTCTCGATAACTGAAATTGTTAGATGGCAAGCAGAAAATAATCTTTGGGCAATCGCTTTGAATCCACTTGGATTTGGCATAGCTATTGTAGCACTGCTTGCTGAACTTGAAAAAATACCGTTTGATATTCCCGAAGCAGAGACTGAGATAGTTGCAGGTTGGCAAACTGAATACAGCGGAAGAAAATTAGCACTACTTAGATTCTCCTTTGACCTTGAATTAATTATGGCCGCGGCTCTAATTACCGCTCTATTTTTAGGAGGGCCAACAGGTCCAATTAGTATTGTACCAGGAATTATTTGGTTCCTAATTAAAGCGACTTTTGTAGTCCTAATATTATCAAATCTGAGGGCGCTATTCGCAAGATTCAGGATCGATCAAATGGTAAGCGGCTCTTGGAAGTACTTAGTACCTTTGGCTATTCTTCAAATTATTATACTACAGTTGATCTTGGGGTAA
- a CDS encoding nickel-dependent hydrogenase large subunit yields MSESTYTVPIGPQHPALKEPENFTLTVDGEEIIDVKIRLGYVHRGGEKAFENRTYVQNMYLIERVCGICAMAHQLCYVNNIESMMEIEVPPRAHYIRTIVAELERIHSHLLWLGVAAHEIGFDTLFMYCWRDREISLDLMEEITGNRVLHAANTLGGVRKDLTPEIISKLRKGMKILKKRTEYYKKIGLTEKTIIKRAAGVGILPYKDAVELCAVGPTTRASGVKKDVRKFDPYSAYDEMPFDLITYDSCDVAARIYVRVDELLESIKIIDYAISHLPSGPIGIKAPRSVPPGEGVSIVEAPRGEDIHYCKSNGTDKPERYKVRAPTMGNWASMARMLIGGYVADVPITLAAIDPCMSCTDRMTFVDANSDKTWTWSLERLRKHAKKFYGR; encoded by the coding sequence ATGTCTGAATCAACCTATACAGTTCCAATTGGTCCTCAACATCCGGCGCTTAAAGAGCCAGAGAACTTCACGCTAACAGTTGACGGCGAAGAAATTATTGATGTAAAAATACGTTTAGGATACGTTCATCGCGGTGGGGAGAAAGCATTTGAGAACAGGACATACGTTCAGAATATGTATTTAATTGAAAGAGTGTGCGGCATATGCGCCATGGCCCATCAGCTTTGTTATGTCAATAACATTGAATCAATGATGGAAATAGAAGTCCCTCCAAGAGCACATTACATAAGGACCATAGTTGCAGAACTTGAACGAATACATAGCCATCTTCTTTGGTTAGGTGTAGCAGCACATGAAATAGGTTTTGATACTTTGTTTATGTATTGTTGGCGCGATAGGGAGATCTCTCTAGATCTCATGGAAGAGATAACAGGTAATCGTGTTTTACATGCAGCAAATACTTTGGGTGGAGTCAGAAAAGATCTTACTCCTGAGATTATATCAAAATTAAGAAAAGGTATGAAAATTCTTAAAAAAAGGACAGAATATTACAAAAAAATTGGACTTACAGAAAAGACGATAATAAAAAGAGCGGCTGGTGTAGGTATACTTCCATATAAGGATGCTGTTGAGTTATGCGCTGTAGGACCCACGACCAGAGCTAGTGGAGTAAAAAAGGATGTTCGTAAGTTCGATCCATATTCAGCTTATGATGAGATGCCTTTTGATCTTATAACTTATGATTCTTGTGACGTCGCTGCTAGAATATATGTAAGAGTAGACGAATTATTAGAGTCTATTAAGATCATTGACTATGCAATAAGCCACTTACCTAGTGGCCCAATAGGGATTAAAGCGCCTAGATCAGTTCCACCAGGAGAAGGAGTGAGCATAGTTGAAGCTCCAAGAGGAGAAGATATACACTATTGCAAGTCAAATGGCACTGATAAACCTGAAAGATACAAAGTCAGAGCTCCAACAATGGGCAATTGGGCTTCTATGGCGAGGATGCTGATTGGTGGATATGTAGCTGATGTTCCGATTACTCTAGCGGCTATAGATCCCTGTATGAGTTGCACTGATAGGATGACCTTTGTGGATGCTAATTCAGACAAGACTTGGACTTGGAGTTTGGAACGACTAAGAAAACATGCAAAGAAATTCTACGGTCGATGA
- a CDS encoding NADH-quinone oxidoreductase subunit C, which yields MIETKREQEIVDELKEKFGQKIIETKVQKPRRVFVTIDSNSLIEVAEYLAHEKGFTHVSTISGLDLGKELGVIYHLIEESDLAITLSLRANVPKENPKLPTLIKVIPGSVLYEREVHELFGVIFTGHPDLSPLILPEKWPSGVYPLRKEWKVEDLKAKINRMRK from the coding sequence TTGATTGAAACCAAGCGAGAACAAGAAATTGTAGATGAGCTTAAAGAAAAATTTGGTCAAAAGATCATCGAGACTAAGGTTCAAAAACCAAGAAGAGTCTTTGTAACAATAGATTCGAATTCTTTAATAGAAGTAGCAGAATATCTAGCTCATGAAAAGGGATTTACACACGTTTCTACAATATCTGGTTTAGATTTGGGAAAAGAACTTGGTGTAATTTATCATTTAATAGAAGAAAGTGATCTCGCTATTACACTCTCTCTTAGGGCTAACGTTCCAAAAGAAAATCCAAAATTACCTACTTTAATAAAAGTAATTCCTGGTTCAGTGTTATACGAGAGAGAAGTACATGAATTATTTGGCGTAATATTTACTGGCCATCCAGATTTATCACCTTTAATTCTGCCAGAGAAATGGCCCTCTGGAGTTTATCCTTTAAGAAAAGAGTGGAAAGTTGAAGATTTGAAAGCAAAGATTAATAGAATGAGGAAGTAA
- a CDS encoding NADH-quinone oxidoreductase subunit B family protein, whose product MDLVKWSRLKSPWVFHFNAGGCNGCDIEVLAALIPRYDIERFGMILKGSPRHADVMLLTGTVTRQIKDRLVRIYEQMPEPKFVMALGSCALSGGVFQNCYNVFEGADKVIPVDVYVPGCPPRPQAIIDGAVKLLQKIEAG is encoded by the coding sequence TTGGACTTAGTAAAATGGTCAAGATTAAAATCCCCTTGGGTATTCCACTTTAATGCTGGTGGGTGTAATGGATGCGACATAGAAGTTTTGGCTGCACTTATTCCTCGATATGATATCGAGAGGTTTGGCATGATTCTTAAAGGTAGCCCAAGACATGCTGATGTTATGCTTTTGACAGGGACTGTCACTAGGCAGATAAAAGATAGATTGGTAAGGATATACGAGCAAATGCCGGAACCAAAGTTCGTAATGGCACTAGGATCATGCGCTCTTTCCGGTGGCGTCTTCCAGAATTGTTACAATGTATTTGAAGGCGCAGATAAAGTAATTCCTGTAGACGTTTATGTCCCAGGATGTCCACCTCGTCCACAAGCAATAATTGACGGTGCAGTAAAACTACTTCAAAAAATTGAAGCGGGGTAA
- the ndhC gene encoding NADH-quinone oxidoreductase subunit A gives MANIITSLPFVLFISLVIALVIYWIGGRIAPKGARTKGKLAPYACGEDFPAEKLQLNVESFFVYAVYFMIFDILAFILATSFMNPGIIPAFYAIVTLLAVVVLLPLLKLR, from the coding sequence GTGGCAAATATAATTACATCTCTACCATTTGTGCTTTTCATATCGTTGGTTATCGCTTTAGTGATTTATTGGATCGGGGGAAGAATTGCTCCTAAGGGAGCGAGGACTAAAGGAAAACTAGCTCCATACGCATGCGGTGAAGATTTTCCAGCAGAAAAACTACAACTGAATGTGGAAAGTTTCTTTGTGTACGCTGTTTATTTCATGATTTTTGACATTTTAGCTTTCATTCTAGCTACATCTTTTATGAATCCCGGAATTATCCCGGCGTTTTATGCAATTGTGACGTTATTGGCGGTAGTCGTATTGCTACCTTTATTGAAACTAAGATAG